The Lathyrus oleraceus cultivar Zhongwan6 chromosome 5, CAAS_Psat_ZW6_1.0, whole genome shotgun sequence genome includes the window GGACTAAAGGCATGGTACTTCAAGGAATCCTTCACCCAAAGGTCGGCACTCACACTGGCTGAAGTAGTCACCAAGACGGAATGCTACATCAAAGGTGAATAAAGTAATACGGAAAAGAAGTCTTGCGATGTCAAGGAGAGAGTTCCCCGACACCGAGAGCTCTGGGAAGAACAATTACACATCGCTCGTAAAGGACAAATTTGCGCTCAAAAGAGTGGGAAAGGTGACAAAGAGTTTCACGCGTTTGAATACCCGTCGAGAATAGATCCAGCGCAAAGTGATCCACCTGCACAACATCCTGACACCTCTTATCCCTAAGGCCGAGGTGGTGGGATTTGAGCCTAAAAGGCGGTGTAAATTCCACATGGTCAAAGAACATCACACGGATGACTGCTATCAGCTAAAGAATGAAATAGAGAAACTGGTATAGGATGGACACCTCAAGAAATATGTAAAGGGTGATTCTTTTAACCCGTTGGAGAGACATAACCCGCGTGGGCGGGAAGGTGTCGGAATCCCTAGGCCAAACAAAACCAAGGAAGCATCCTAGGACGAAGGCCATAAAGCGACGTGTCATACCCTTAACACCATAGATGAATGATTCTCTAGAGGCGGATAATGTAACATCTTATACCCTAAACACTTAATTTATAAAACATGCAAAATAATTTACTCAAAAAGAGTGTCACAATTTATCATCATAACATctttttcaaaatcaattacCACAGCGAAATTAAATATCAACTCAACTTTAATTGTCTCACAAAAAATGTGAACTTTATTTAATTATAAAAGGTTTAAATTGAAAAACTTGCATAACACAAAATAGAAAGGTAACTCGCCACAGTGTTACACTATCAAAACGACACGCGAAAACTAAAATAAACTCAAAATAATAAATAATGAAGAAAATCACTATGTCATCATCTAAGACACACCAATAACTAAAGTTCATCTACCTGAGCATCTTCACCGCGTGCGTAAAAaccaaaacaaacaacaaatAGAGGGTGAGAATATATTCACATACGTTAACTGTGCATAAAACAACAAGGATAATATAATTAGCATAAATAGTCAATCATACAATTCATCCATAATAATAATCATTCACAAATGCAATTATGTATGCAGTGTATTCATCTCCTCTACTCCAATGTATGTGGTACAAAAGGTTTTTGGATATTAGAAGTTGTTATTGAATAATCCACTCGTCACTGGTTCCATCTCTGAACCATCAGACTTGTCACAGGTTCCATCTCTGAACCTGAGATTCATCACTGGACCGAAGTCTTTCACCATCAGACTCATCACAAGTTCCATCTATGAACCTGTGACTCGTCACTGGACCGAAGTCTATCACCTATCATTGTTCTACGcgatgcatgaatgcaacaaacaaaTGCAATACTCATCTCAAACTTCCAACTTCAATACTCATTACTAGTTCCTCTCTGAACCTAAAACTCAAAATAAACCCCGCTTACACAAGGCCACAACAATGGTTCCTTTTTGAACCAAACCTCTCAGCATAACTCAACAACTTTTATTATAACTCAGCATAATAATTAAATCATATAATTTCTCGACAATGCTCATCAACAACATTAAACAACCATTAACATTCAACAAGGCATACTTGTAACACAACATAACTCACAATTAACTCTAACAACTTTTACTCATAGGTTAAGAGTCGTCGAGCATATTCTAATATTAACTCAATTAGTCCTCAACTCAACACTGAACATATCAAATTACTCAAACTCAACTCATTTAATTCAACACGAGTATAAACATATCAAACTCGACTTTAAGCATATCAAATAGCTCAAAACTCAACTCATTTAATTCAATACAACTCTAAACATATAAAACTCGGCTCTAAACATGTCAAATAACTCAAAACTCAACTCATATAATTCTTAAACTCAACTCTAAACATATCAATAACCCAAACTCAACTCATTTAATTCCCAAACTCAATTCATTCAATTCTCAAACTAAATTCTAAATATATCCACATCTTATTTTACACAAATATATCATCAAAATATTGGGCTTGTGTCCTAAAATATTAATAACTTAATTGACATAACATCTTATCAAAACAACCTTAAAATCATGTTTCCTACTAGTCATACATCATATTCGAATCATTATTTAAAATATCAAATGGAGTCGGAACCAAGTAAATGAATATGTTTTGAAAATCTTATAATGTTTATTTTAAGACTGATTTTTATTTTAAGACTTAAGATCTCGATCACTACAGTTTAATCAAACAATAAGAACTAGTGCAGACACCAGACATAATTTTTGCTACTAGACATACCTCAGGTTCAAACAATTCTTTAAAATATCAAATGGAGTCGAAATCAAGTAAATGAATATGTTTTAGAAAGCTTAGAATGTCCATTATCAGActataatttttatttttggaCTTAAGGTTCCAATTGATACAATTTAGTTGACCAATGAAAACTGGTACCGACATTTGCCAGAATGTTTTGTCACACATTTAACTAGTATTTCTCCTACTGAACTTAATGAAATGGGATACTTATTAAGTATAATATGTAGGAAGTTTCCTATATTTTCTTATGATATATAACTTGCTCTTAAAAGAACTTACGAAAATCAAGGTATGTGTGAAACATGACAACCAACGCAGTACTGAAATTTGACTATACTTTTGGTATAAAAATCAGATAACTGCTACTGTTGTAGCGCTCCCATACCTAATTTTCCCACTTCAAAAGAAAGATTACCGCTTTATCTTTCTAACGCAATTGACTGCACCTTAAGCGGACTTAAAAAACTCAAGTTACGCATGATACAAGACGATCAATCCCCTTATATGTTTATCTGCGATTTTCTGCATTTTTTTCTCTATTGGACATATTCAAAACTCGCTTATTCGCCTATTTGAGTCCCAATTACCCCAATACATATAGATAAACATCAATCATGAACAATATGAACTAAACATCCCATATTCAACATTTATACTCTCGCCTTTTCATAAGGCATCAACATATTTTATAAATTCAACATTTATACTAATAAACATCAAAATTATGGTCTAGACATACAAATTTACatgaaaatcaacaaacaatatAGCCTAAAAAGAAATCCATATATATATATCAGAATGCCTTAGAGAGGTTTTTCACTTCATTCCATTTTTTAAATTAATCTAAATGAAATAAtttcattccattcatttcataAATCAAAAGATGGGTTTAATGAAGATGCACCGACATTGTAAAAAAGTTTTACGGTATCATCCAAAAGAAATATATCATTTTTTCATGTCATACAAGTAATTTAAAATTTTTAGTTTAAATTGGCGGGATACATGATTTCTTCAAAGATAATTTAGTATTATTTTTTCTAGTATCGATTTCGTAGATAGGTAAGTGAGAGATAGTTTATGGAATTTTTCACCTAAATAACCACATACTCATcttttaaacaaaaaaaattcaaCTCGAACAAGGGGCTAAAAACCAATTGACGCTCCCATATAACAAGGTAAAAGAGACTTTCCTTCTATTGGTGCCTCCTCCTAGTATTAAAAGGGAGCTTTCCTCGTATTGACGCCAATTTAAGTGAAGTCACATTTGTTtcattttttaattattaatttaatttgtattaataataaatatatataaaaattataataaatatttatatatttaatataacaaaaataaaataattaaatataataaaatttgGATCACATGTGATCTGAAAATAGTCTTTTACATGAATTTTTACGATAATTAGTTGTCGGTTCCGCATCTACAAGGTCATATGTTACATATCTCTCTCTGTGGATTCTCATTTCAGGTGTTTCATTAGAAATCTTCGTGGTTGACCGGATATATTAAGCGAATCACATACTTATTGTCAATTCGATGGACTCATATCAATTATGAAATCGTCATGCCCAAGATTGAGATGTGTGTCCATACATCGGTAGTTTTATTATGTTGATGAAGTATGATTAGACGATATGAGTGATGGTTTAACGGTGATGTTAGTGTGAATTTTTTAATAGTGATTTAATGGAGACAACAATTTTTCTCAAGCCTTTCTACGAGTCGgtaatttttttaatttaaaagctAAATAGATTGGAAATAACTAGTGAAAGATGGTTAGTTTAAAATTAAATTCGGAGAACCGGGTTATTTGAGTGAAAAATAATACTTCACTAGCCTAATAATTAATACTAAGtaataaattaattataaataataaatttaCTTATTCTTTTTGGGTTGCATCCTGCTACTCTTAAATTCAATATATTCCTAGAGGAAGATTCCTATTTTCTGTTTCGGAAATTTGAAATTTCAACAGCGATCCGCTTTTTCCCCACCATTGTCAGTGCCATTTGCTTCTCCCCAAAGTGCAGCGTGAGTGTTCCAATCCACTCCAGATCTGAGACATTTGCGATTCATTCTTCTTTCGTTCTTCAAAAACTGCAACCGTGTCAGAGAATCAATGACCGATCAAGAGCCATCAGTATCCACGGAAGTATCCGGAATCGCCGAAGTCAAAGAATGGCTAGCCAAAACCTTCGAAGTCGCCGGAAAACCCGTTCCAGAATTCCAATACACTCCGCGCGGCGTTTCTCACCTGCACCATCTCTCTACACTCTCCAAAGCCAAAGATGAAGCCGCTCGTCTCGTCGCACGCGATTTTCGACTCAAAGCCTCCGAATATAGATCCCAAGGTAACGTAATCACTTCAGTTAGTACCAGTTAGGGTTAGGTTAGGTTAGGTTCCTTTTATTTTTCTCTCTTTCTAAAATGTATTTCGATTTGATTTTGCATTGTAGCTGCAAGGATTAGGGAAATTCTGGAGAATGTAGGTTTGGCGCAGGAGAGTTTGCCGTCCAGTGTGGTCGCTTCTGCGCAGGTTCTTGCGAATGTTTCTAACTTGTTGAATATTAGAGATACTGAACTTAGTAGGTGAGTTCCACTCTCACcgtttttgtttgtttgtttgtttgatttcTGTATTCAATTTTGAATTTCAGAactgtttttatttttttattttttttatatatagTTATCTTGTGGCAATGGGTGATATTTCCCTGAGGAAGACTGGTGTGGAGGAAAAAAGGGCTAAAGTGAAGAAAGAGTCGAAGTTTCTTCTTGATTATACTAGAAAGGCTTTATCCCGGCTAAATTACTTGAAAAGGTGGAAACAAATTTTTTAGCTTGATAAATAACTTATACTAAATAATTTGAAGAATTATACATTAGAATCAACAAATTAAAATGTAGAAAACTTTTGTGAAAATACTACAACGAATTAGAAAGTCTACATAAAACTAGAAAGTTTTAATTTGTCTACCAAAAACTTACAGTGATGTGCTCAAGGGGGACAAAATGTCAGCTTTTGGCATACAATGTTCTTTTGTTTCTCACTTGTTTAGTATGACGCAATGCTTGTGCAGAACACATTCCCAATTGGACCGTGAACTACCTCTGTGTCAGGCTCAAATGGATAATTGGAGCACAAACTTGCAAGTGATGGCTGCAAAAGAAAGGCAGTACATACAACAATCTGCCAACTATAAGGTACACAGTTTTTTTTTTTGAGGGGGGAGGGTGTGCTATTGAACTTAGTTCTTTAAGTTGAGATGTGTTTTGAGAGTAACAGGAAAATTAGGTGAGTGTATTTGATGTTAGATGCTAGATAATAAAATGCTGTTGGGTTATCTTAGCATGCAAGATAGTTCGTAAAACGGACGGGAACAAAGGCCAACCAGTAGAAAAATAACATCAGCCAGTGGGGATAAGGGGAGTTATCCCCTACTCATAAAACTGGATTTGTTGCATAGAGTTTGAATATTGAAAAACCAGAAGTAACTTGAACCAAAGAAACAAAAAGGCACAAACAAAATATAACAACATTGCAAACGATGTGCTTTTCTGTTTTATGATTCCTGTCAGAAACTTGTATTATGCAAGATTCTGGTAGATACACAGCGATGTGATATAATTTGATACGTGTATTTTAGCTGTAGTTTTTTTTTCGCATAATGGATTTTCCAAACTGAATTACTATATGAAAAGAAAAAGCATAACACATTTGTTAATATGCTTATTGATTTAGTTGCTGATTTCTAAATATGTCATCAAATTGTAAATTGAATTGCAAATTCATATCATAGAGGTTGTTAGGGTAATGAATGAGAGAAAATTATAGAAGCCATTCTGTAACCTAGAACTGTATTCAATTAGGAACAATTAGAGAAGCAATGTAGTTAGAGGGAAGGTAATGTATAAATAGGATAAATTTGGATGGAAGAAGTCATGTGTGAATTTAGAAATTTTGTGTAAAAGGATGTTTGGTTAATCCGTTTTAAAAATCCACTGAATGGAGACATAGTTATTAATGATATTCTGAGGAAACAGATCTCCACTGAATTAGAATACACAGAATTGAAGTGGGCTGCTGCAAAATTGACTGTTGCCAAAGTTATAGTTTTGACCGGGAATTTGATAGCCTGTACCTCTCCCATTTAAAAAATAGACACTAATTATACTAATATTACTTTTTATAGACTAAAGCCCTGATGTTTCCTGGGTAGGATGTCACAGTAATCAACTGATCATACTGCTACAAGAACCAGATGAAATTACTTTTATTTCATGATATTTTCATAGCCTGTATTTCCTTATTTCCTATTATGCATTTTTCTGTATTTTCCAAGTGGACACATGTTGCATTCTGCAGCATATTTATAGAAAATGAGGTGGTTAGAATATTCCCATTTGCAACAAACTTGCTTGTTAAATAGAACCTGGGGGCCAAATGAAAAAGGGTCTAATAATTCAACAATCAATTCTCTCTCTAAATCCTCTGAAATTCTGTTAATGCAACTCACCTTAACAGAATTCATTCTAAATCTGAATTGCCTGTGTTGAGTTGGGGTTATTCTTGGTTAACCACTTGAATATTCAAATCACATCTCAATCCGTATCAGTCCCAGGCATGACGATACACAATCAAACCTTAGCTGATCTAGAGAAAAAGGTCGATGATAGATGTGCTGATCTCATCGTTCGTATGGAACAGATGCATTTGAGCATGGAAGAAATTTGCACCTTCATCCACAACCAAGCAGCTCGTCACCGACCTGATGGTTCATCCATCAACAACCGTTCTGGCAACCACAGCGGCCTGCGTGTTGACGGTCACAATTCGTACTCCACTCGCATATCCAAATTGGAATTTCTACATTTTGACGACAAACAGTTGAAAGAATGGTTGTACAAATACACCCAGTTCTTCCGATAAACAGTTGAAAGAATGGTTGTACAAATACACCCAGTTCTTCCGACAAACAGTTGAAAGAATGGTTGTATAAATACACCCAGTTATTCCAGCAAACAGTTGAAAGAATGGTTGTACAAATACACTCAATTCTTCTACCTGGAAGGCATGCCTGATGAATCCAAGGTCCCTCTCGCCTCAATCCACTTAGACAGCATTGTTCTGCAGTGGCAACTCAATTGCATGCCTGATAAATTTGATGTTTACCCACCATGGTCTAAATGTCTAGCTGACATCACCCTGTGTTTCGGCCCATTATATGATGACATGTTGACCAACCTTATCCAAGTCAAACATACCAACTCAGTACAAGACTACACTGATGCTTCTGAATTTGCTTTGACTCTGGTATCGTTACTCCAGTCTCCAAGCACTCATCGAGTATCTTTACGTCTGGCTTAGATACTAGTACGCAAATGCATGTTGCATGTTTTATCCCACCTCCATTCCCCGAGCTGCAAACCCAGCTCGTTTACATGGAGCCTCCAAACCTACATCCACTAAATTTGACTTTAAATCTTTACATTACCCAAAACACCACCTTCTACTACCTTACCGGACCCAAACGCCCCCTAGAACTTATAATGCTGCAGAAATGGCTAAGTCAGGGCCAAAGATCTTTGCATTTTCTGTGATGAACCTATTGTACGGGTCACCAGCTGTAGCATAAATGAGCCCAGGTTTTGTCATGGGAATGGAAGATGACATTCCAATTGAGGAGCCATCCCTGTCCATTCTCAACCCCGGAAAACCAGCACCTGCTGCAACCCCACTCTTATCTGGGATTGTCAACTTTCACTCACACTGTGCGGGTTATAGGAACCCACAACAAACAAATGTTACACACTTTATTGGATGGGGATTGTCAACTTTCACTCACACTATGCGGGTTGTAGGAACCCCCACAACAAACAAATGTTGCACATTTTATTGGATGGTGGAAGCATGCATGATTTCTTGGATCTTGAGGTAGCCAAGAAATTGGGATGTAAATTAGAAAAAAACTGCTCCTATATTTGTGACTGCTGGTGGGGGAACCAAATTAGAAGCTCCATTCATTTGCAAAAACTTTTCATGGTCGCTGCAACAATCTACATTTAGTGCTAATGTATTTTTGTCCTACCGTTGAGCACATGTGACTTAATTTGGGTATCCAATCCAATGGCTCACCTCTTTGGGTCCCATCCTTTGGGATTTTTCCAAGTTACTCATGACAATAAGTTTGTTTTGAGAGGAGCAAAAGCTAGGTTGTTAATCTCTGACGCGCCAATCCCCCAAAATGCTATAGCGGATAGCGGGATGACTGCTATTGCGGACCAATATCAAGGTTGTCACCAATAGGTTTAAAATAACTGTCACCAAAAGGTTTAAAATAACCTTTGTTGCTGGAGGTTGGTGTTACACATGCATAGGCAGAGGATGTTGATGCCATGGTTATCAAAAGAGAAACCGGACAAGGCAAACAGAACAAAAGTTGTAGCTGTGAAACATGGCAAGCAAGGAGATAAGGCGAAGCAGAACAAGAAATCATAAGAGGAAAGAGAACAGCGAAGAAGCAAAGGAGAATGGCGGCGAACAGCGAAGAATGCAGAAGATGCGGTGGAAAAAGGCGAAGGCCGGGGAGAACGATGAAGAAAATGGCGGAGCTGAAGAAGCATAACACATGGAGTTAAATATTAGGTCAAGAAAAGGGTGGGAAAGACCAATATAccattttaaaaaaattaaaacacATGCTTCAAAATATTAGGGTTTACGATTTGGTCCCAAATTGAGAATACCGCCCATCAAACTGCAATGGCACTACTATCGTGCCCCAATAGCGCCGCTACGAAACCACTATTCGAGGCCTCTATGACCACTATCGTCAATAGCGCTCCGCAGGCCAATAACGTGGCAGTGAGGGGTTGTGCTGCCACACTACACCGCTATAGCTTTGCTGCAAAACTTGTTGGACTTAGGCTCTATTTGGCATGGTTATTTTCTGAGCTTATGGCTTATAGCTGAAAAGCCCATATATTTAAAAAAGATCCGTTTGACAACATTATTTTCTCACAAGCATATAGCTTATTTTTACTAgcttataattttttttataggCTGATTCAAGTAGTTTATAGCTTTATActtataatttataattttttcTTTCAGTTTTACCTTTgttataaaaataaataaatgctAATCAAACATTGTTTTATGTCATTTCATATTTATAAGTTAGCTTAAGTGCTAACTTTATAAAACACTACAAATTTATTTAGATAACTTATCTATGACCTATAAGTTCATCTAGCTAACTTTTCTGATACCCACTCTTTCTTACTAAAGAGAACCTTAAGCTGATTAACAAGTCTTTTGCTCAAATCTTCCATGGAGGAGTTATTCAATGattttcatttttcaagtttATTGAATAACTGATGTATCACACACACAAGTTATTTAATGAATCTAAAAAGTGAATTTTTGTTTATAATAGTGAGGGGAGGGAGTAGTCAAAATGAAAGAATATAGGAGAGAGATAGAGAAAGTGGAGTAAACGATGACCCTCCCCGCATAGCTTACAACCCCTTGGAGGGATTTGCTACCTTTGGACTTTGGACTTTGATGCCTTTGGTATTTTTCCTCTATCTCTCTTAACCACCACTCTCTCACCCATCCATCCTCAAATATACACAAAGTTATGAAAATTATCCAATAGTAAAGGTAGCAAATCCATTTCCCTATAACCCCTATTGATTCAATTACCAACATGTTAGGTGTATAAAATGTTACTAATTTTAGTAATGCGTGCCTTATTGATCATTGTAATCCTGACAATATAATGTCATCTCTTTTCATTTTGTAATATTATTTTTAAAGTACATCTTTAATTTATGCAATAATAATATActgaaataatttttttatataagaTAAAATGTTGAAATATGATTGTATTTATGCTTAGAGATAAAGTAACTTTTcatataataataaaataaataatttgaAGTTCCTATATTTATAAACAAATTAATATTTGTAAAATGGAAACATCTGATAGTCTCTATTGAAAATGGACGTCATACGGTTTAAATACAGCACAACAACCGCAGTCAATTAATTAAAACTGTGCGGTACGTGATTACAGACAATTCATCCTTTGTCCATTACATAACTTATGAGTATTGAGCCTAACTAATGCAATATAGTAGTAGTTGgttttattttcttcttttccacGGCAAAAACTAAACTCCATCACTGTCAATCAATCTTGATTTAGTATATGTGAATGTTATGCTAGTTAACTAGAAATGAGAAAACTATTCAATAACTAAACCTTCTCTTTTCCTTTCTCTATTTATTCAAAAAACAGAAACACATTCATAACCCATAACTTCCACACATAACTGACATCAATAAAAATAACTACCCATAACTGCTCATCAATAAAAATAACTACCCATAATAATAAGTCTATCAACCTCATTATTAGTCTCTTGcaaaataatccaataatatgCAGATCACTCACCTTTCTTACATGCTCACATGGCTACCGATTCTTTGCTGCTACTGTATTTTCTCCTGCTGTATCCCTGAGTTGTGTGAGGGTGCCTATCATTCTCATAGAAACAATTTGTAGAAATGTAAATCAAATTTGACAATGCTGTATGACTCTGTTTTCCCACTCACAAATCAGCCAGCTTTTTCTGCCACATACTTTTATTGCAATCTAATTGTTATTATTTTTAGAAAATAACGACCTGTTATTTTAGCGAGGGATTGCAAGAAGTAAGGTTGATTTTGCGAGAAACTTCTGAACCTACATTTACTCAAGATTGGGTCATTAAAATTGGCAAATTCAAGTATACTTCTATAGACTAATACTTGAAAATGTTTAGTATAGAAATTTTCAGCCATGTCTCTAATCCACCAAGATCATCAAATGTTGAAAACGAAAAAATGTATTCTCTCAAATGGTATTATTTGAACATGACTGAGTGCGATTCTTTACTAACATGCATATCTAAAACAAAAGCAGACATTGCAATCAATATTTACATTACTTATAATTACCAACTTTGCGTGCAAAGAAATATATTTCTACAGTCATTCAATTATTAAGAATTACCTATACAGTGTCGAAATGCAACAAACCAAAATAAATTTCATCACAAATGAGATTTTTCCAAAATCTCGGTAGGTATCCGCAGCTGAACAATCTCATGGAAAAATTAACTCTTCTAGCTTTTTGCGGATAACATATTATAAACCGACTAAATCTGATGTACAAATTATCAGTGCATtgtgatttttaatattttaatcTCTTGAATGCTGAATAAAATTTGGTGCAGGCGGTGCTCAACCATACAGGCTATACACCAGAGGTCAGCCACAGTGTTTTGGTTGAAATGGCTGAGCATAGGAAGGAGCTGGAAAAGAAAACTAAGCCCATCCTTGATACTCTTAGGAGCTACCAAGATTTGCCTCCGGTATGTCTTATTTCTCATGTTCTCTGTTTTAGTTCTGGAGTAAAATAGAAGAACTTTGTTGCCTTTATTCTGATATTTTTGGCGGGTTGGAATCATCCAGGATAAAGCTCTGGCTGCATTAGCAATTGAAGATAAAAAAAGGCAGTTTGCTGCTGCTGAAAAACATCTTGAAGATGTATTGCAAACAGCTCTTTCAAATTCAGGGTGATTATACTAAAATAATGTCATAGCGTATTTTCTGGGTTGGTTTGAAGTTTATGCTTTTATACCAGGCTAAAAATGTATGTGTACAACAATGATATATTGGTGCTTCGGCTGATGATGAAGGGATTCAAAGACAATTGATAGCCGTTGACCACTCATATTTTGTATAAACAATTGTGTATAGAAGTTGTTTGTTTTCAAGGCAAAAACACTATTTTTTGTTCCTTAACAAGTGCTCTAAGGACACATATTAGAAGATCTTTTGCTCATGGTATTTCATTTGGAAGAGAGTATAAAAAAAGTACTGAAAGAAGTAAAACAAAAGGGATGCATTGTGAGTCACAAATGGGTTTAAAACGTGTTCataataaaaaaggaaaaaaaaatatGATACAAGTATGGGAGATATAGGGACCTCCATAAAATAAATTACTATTGAACATGTGAGTGATGTCCATCAACAAAATGGCAAAACATAACTTGAGTCCCACAAAGGGTTACAATCATAAATgctttcttcttcttccttctcGAAAGCATCAACTTACAGCTTTCAACAAGATATAATAGTGGTGAGAAGCTAAAACTCTCCta containing:
- the LOC127083538 gene encoding AUGMIN subunit 1; the protein is MTDQEPSVSTEVSGIAEVKEWLAKTFEVAGKPVPEFQYTPRGVSHLHHLSTLSKAKDEAARLVARDFRLKASEYRSQAARIREILENVGLAQESLPSSVVASAQVLANVSNLLNIRDTELSSYLVAMGDISLRKTGVEEKRAKVKKESKFLLDYTRKALSRLNYLKRTHSQLDRELPLCQAQMDNWSTNLQVMAAKERQYIQQSANYKAVLNHTGYTPEVSHSVLVEMAEHRKELEKKTKPILDTLRSYQDLPPDKALAALAIEDKKRQFAAAEKHLEDVLQTALSNSG